A genome region from Nitrosopumilus oxyclinae includes the following:
- a CDS encoding adenylate/guanylate cyclase domain-containing protein translates to MADKSAQDIAKKGVKNLLSPKTPSIVDMLMGRGTETIVDSETLAEEVQKRVSQSLKGNSTYSTVTEESEQFLRKRVLQSMPMAILFIDLVGSTSMILNLPKEKLATIFTTFSQEMAYVIKRHDGFVLKFVGDAVIGYFVAEELSVSVASRAVTCAESMLKIIKVGINPILKNNDLPELNVKIGIDFGENTIVRYGDDLQEAHVDILGASVSMAAKIQNLAETDQILVGYDIYEKIHPSIQEYFVHLDLDKSQWKYKSAKTGKIYPVYAYIGK, encoded by the coding sequence TTGGCTGATAAGTCTGCTCAAGATATTGCAAAAAAAGGTGTCAAGAATTTACTTTCCCCAAAAACACCTAGTATTGTAGATATGCTAATGGGGAGAGGAACTGAAACAATTGTTGATTCTGAAACTCTTGCTGAAGAAGTTCAAAAACGTGTATCTCAATCACTAAAAGGTAATTCTACTTATTCTACTGTTACTGAAGAATCTGAACAGTTTTTGAGAAAAAGAGTGTTACAAAGTATGCCTATGGCAATATTGTTTATTGATTTAGTTGGTTCAACATCAATGATCTTAAATTTACCAAAGGAAAAACTTGCAACCATTTTCACTACTTTCTCTCAAGAGATGGCATATGTGATTAAACGCCATGATGGATTTGTATTGAAATTTGTAGGTGATGCAGTAATTGGTTACTTTGTTGCCGAAGAATTATCTGTATCTGTTGCAAGTCGGGCAGTTACATGTGCAGAATCGATGCTTAAAATAATCAAAGTTGGAATTAATCCAATTCTAAAAAATAATGATTTACCTGAATTGAATGTAAAAATTGGAATTGATTTTGGAGAGAACACTATTGTAAGATATGGTGATGACTTGCAAGAAGCACATGTTGATATTTTAGGCGCTTCAGTTAGCATGGCAGCTAAAATTCAGAACTTGGCTGAAACTGATCAAATATTGGTAGGATATGATATTTATGAAAAAATACATCCTTCAATTCAAGAATATTTTGTACATTTGGATTTGGATAAATCTCAATGGAAATACAAATCTGCAAAAACTGGAAAAATCTATCCAGTTTATGCCTATATCGGAAAATAA
- a CDS encoding plastocyanin: protein MNKSILLIPFLLLLFVGVSFTYAETILPDWIKNIALWYGQGIVSEQEYIDSIKFLINNKIIFLDVDEKNILLDPSITSTDVIVTKPRINQCSVLYQSYKNIGSAQFVSKYAHVNFINTCVKLYQDPIWKYQGDDRVDKLHEKFLEFDTKSKIGKPKISFEPSVKILSTTDIGQGKFDVKFNICAGDKAIDKAKVLVQSKIESIQVGSNKDIPQNVCRTYVTQIHANNVANIQITILEQVLVN from the coding sequence TTGAATAAATCAATACTATTAATTCCATTTTTGTTATTGCTGTTTGTAGGTGTATCTTTTACCTATGCAGAAACTATTCTTCCAGATTGGATAAAAAATATCGCCCTTTGGTATGGCCAGGGTATTGTTTCTGAGCAAGAATACATTGACTCTATCAAATTTTTGATTAATAATAAAATCATATTTTTAGATGTAGATGAAAAAAATATCCTACTTGATCCTAGTATAACCTCAACTGATGTAATAGTTACAAAACCTAGAATAAACCAATGTTCAGTGTTATATCAGTCATACAAAAATATTGGAAGTGCACAGTTCGTATCAAAATATGCTCATGTAAATTTCATCAATACTTGTGTGAAACTTTACCAAGATCCAATTTGGAAATATCAAGGTGATGACAGAGTTGATAAACTGCATGAAAAATTTCTAGAGTTTGATACTAAATCAAAGATTGGAAAACCCAAGATATCTTTTGAACCTAGTGTGAAAATTTTATCTACTACTGATATTGGTCAAGGAAAATTTGATGTGAAATTCAATATTTGTGCAGGTGATAAAGCCATTGACAAAGCCAAAGTTTTGGTACAGTCTAAAATAGAATCAATTCAAGTTGGTTCAAACAAAGATATCCCACAAAATGTGTGTAGAACCTATGTGACCCAAATACATGCAAACAATGTTGCAAATATACAAATTACAATTTTAGAACAAGTTTTAGTGAATTGA
- a CDS encoding response regulator, producing MARPILVIDDSESILIRIKEFLEKLGQNENYLENNADAGLKKFQELAVDGIHPIVFMDYDIKDSSGISILSRLLELDTDGEIIIMTALEKDSDVISKLINEGAYEILSKPIRLDMLRNVLAILELENDSTSNKEDITELLKTSNRLSEAWLSDKLDISIEELGKYTEKWISDKKIKQIDDIKEVFCPHCNSIKTGHLFHCPQCKKSDFNQIDLIEHYPCGNIEEETAFINDKCPNCKKELNAIGVDYRKIKNHYVCNTCENKFTEIGCDFICLKCNKQFTEEDAIWKSSRGFLKIDQN from the coding sequence ATGGCAAGACCGATTTTAGTTATTGATGATTCTGAAAGTATTTTAATACGAATTAAAGAATTTTTAGAAAAACTTGGACAAAATGAAAATTATTTAGAAAATAATGCGGATGCAGGATTAAAAAAATTTCAAGAATTAGCAGTGGATGGAATTCATCCAATAGTATTCATGGATTATGATATTAAAGACAGTTCAGGGATATCGATTCTCAGTAGATTGTTAGAATTAGATACCGATGGAGAAATCATCATCATGACTGCATTAGAAAAAGACTCAGATGTAATTTCAAAATTAATCAACGAAGGAGCATATGAAATTCTTTCAAAACCGATAAGATTAGACATGTTAAGAAACGTGCTAGCAATTTTAGAATTAGAAAATGATTCAACCTCCAATAAGGAAGACATTACAGAATTACTAAAAACATCCAATAGACTAAGCGAGGCATGGTTATCAGATAAATTAGATATTAGTATAGAGGAACTTGGAAAGTATACTGAAAAATGGATTTCAGATAAAAAAATAAAACAAATTGATGACATCAAAGAGGTATTTTGTCCACATTGTAATTCAATTAAAACAGGACATCTCTTTCATTGTCCACAATGTAAAAAATCAGATTTTAATCAAATTGATTTAATCGAACATTATCCATGTGGAAATATCGAAGAAGAGACTGCTTTTATTAATGACAAATGTCCAAACTGTAAAAAAGAATTAAATGCGATAGGAGTAGATTATAGAAAAATTAAAAATCATTATGTTTGTAATACATGTGAGAATAAATTTACAGAAATTGGATGTGATTTTATTTGTTTAAAATGCAACAAGCAATTTACAGAAGAGGATGCAATATGGAAATCAAGCAGAGGTTTTCTAAAAATAGATCAAAATTAA
- a CDS encoding adenylate/guanylate cyclase domain-containing protein, producing the protein MKDNSNKEIAKKGIENILSQNKNILDIITEEKKSHIVDFDEHIKEVQKRVYGALHQDFQYSDVTNNSDNYLRENVFSRIPMIVMYVDLVGSTQMILDLPQKQLTAIVSSFAQEMAYVIQRHGGYILKFVGDAVIGYFSENDQDSAVSCAESMIKVLEMGINPILKQYDYPDLKIKIGLDYGENTIIRYGNNEKESHIDLLGQSMNIAAKIQGRAHADQILIGGDVYAKLSPPIQEYFEKMQWDNDEWNYTNKITGHIYPVYAYIGK; encoded by the coding sequence ATGAAAGATAATTCCAATAAAGAAATAGCAAAAAAAGGCATAGAGAATATTCTTTCTCAAAATAAAAATATTCTAGACATCATCACTGAAGAAAAAAAATCCCACATTGTGGATTTTGATGAACACATTAAAGAAGTTCAAAAAAGAGTATACGGTGCATTACATCAAGATTTCCAATACTCTGATGTGACGAATAATTCAGATAACTATCTAAGAGAGAATGTATTTTCACGCATTCCCATGATTGTAATGTATGTTGATCTTGTTGGTTCAACACAGATGATTTTAGATCTTCCCCAAAAGCAACTAACAGCAATAGTTAGTTCTTTTGCTCAAGAGATGGCTTATGTGATTCAACGCCATGGAGGATACATTCTAAAATTTGTTGGAGATGCGGTTATTGGTTATTTTAGTGAAAATGATCAAGATAGTGCTGTGAGTTGTGCAGAATCAATGATCAAAGTACTCGAAATGGGCATAAATCCAATTTTAAAACAATATGATTATCCTGATTTAAAAATAAAGATTGGTCTCGATTACGGGGAAAACACAATAATTCGTTATGGTAATAATGAAAAAGAATCCCACATTGATCTTTTAGGTCAATCAATGAATATTGCTGCAAAAATTCAAGGACGTGCTCATGCGGATCAAATATTGATTGGTGGAGATGTGTATGCAAAATTATCCCCACCCATTCAAGAATATTTTGAAAAAATGCAATGGGATAACGATGAATGGAATTATACAAATAAAATTACTGGACATATCTATCCAGTCTATGCCTATATAGGAAAATAG
- a CDS encoding cation:proton antiporter codes for MSFEAILFIAVLVIASKLGGELLHRIGQPTILGNVIAGIIVGPAVLAIVQPIEAIELFVSIGVFFLFFLIGLEEIDVAGLFKVMKGKIFAGAAVAFLIPFLIAGIFGLAIDFNFIQSFAIASVIAASSLGVTAKVLSDIGKLKSTIGLEIFTVTAIVEFIAIIFVSVFIQIDASSDSPQISEMLWLFVKMIVFFGVAALLSVYGLPQFFRFIKNHLRVKEAYFGVVIGMILLVAYIAEISGVHGAIGALLLGIAVSRLARAEYQEISKNINAVGYGIFIPIFFAGIGLHFSLAFLDLEWWIIAVFIVIMTGVKFLSSYIAVRIAHMRPAATVAYGVMSKGAVDLALMLSLLQADIMDNKLFSLLVLGTLITMIISSVELQRKLKKITPFKVGDIELGLVPIFFRRVVSDTPAIAVINTAYSKTTPEIMIKEFCEKNTLTKNPFLVFDKDDKLVGLVSKREIDKSQKNTRDLTTIGDVMYEKFHTTLPDHYLYSVIQKMNSHPFDMIPVMDPENPGKVLGIVTSEAIMNLLIETEKA; via the coding sequence ATGTCATTTGAGGCAATTTTATTTATTGCAGTGTTAGTTATTGCATCAAAACTAGGGGGTGAACTGCTTCATAGAATTGGTCAACCTACAATTCTTGGAAATGTTATTGCAGGAATAATTGTAGGTCCTGCGGTTTTAGCTATAGTACAGCCAATTGAAGCCATAGAACTTTTTGTCTCAATTGGTGTATTCTTTTTGTTTTTCTTAATTGGGCTTGAAGAGATTGATGTTGCTGGATTATTCAAGGTAATGAAAGGAAAAATATTTGCAGGGGCAGCAGTGGCATTTTTGATACCCTTTCTAATCGCAGGTATTTTTGGCCTTGCAATTGATTTTAATTTTATTCAATCTTTTGCCATAGCCAGTGTTATTGCAGCATCAAGTTTGGGAGTTACGGCCAAGGTTCTCAGTGATATTGGGAAATTAAAATCAACTATTGGTCTTGAAATTTTTACAGTTACTGCTATTGTAGAATTTATTGCAATTATCTTTGTCAGTGTATTTATTCAGATAGATGCAAGTTCTGATTCGCCACAAATTTCTGAAATGTTGTGGCTATTTGTAAAAATGATTGTTTTCTTTGGTGTTGCTGCACTTCTTTCAGTATATGGATTGCCACAATTTTTCAGGTTTATCAAAAACCATCTTCGTGTCAAAGAGGCGTATTTTGGCGTAGTGATAGGAATGATCCTTCTTGTTGCATATATTGCTGAAATCAGTGGTGTCCATGGTGCTATAGGTGCACTTCTCTTAGGAATTGCAGTATCTAGATTGGCAAGAGCTGAATATCAGGAAATTTCTAAAAATATCAATGCAGTAGGATATGGAATATTCATACCAATCTTCTTTGCAGGAATTGGTTTGCATTTTAGTTTGGCATTTTTGGATTTAGAATGGTGGATTATTGCCGTATTTATTGTAATCATGACGGGTGTCAAGTTTTTGAGTTCTTACATTGCAGTAAGGATTGCACATATGAGGCCTGCTGCAACTGTAGCTTATGGTGTAATGTCAAAAGGTGCAGTGGACTTGGCATTGATGCTGTCTTTGCTTCAAGCAGACATTATGGATAACAAACTATTTTCACTATTGGTTCTTGGTACTCTTATCACTATGATAATATCTAGTGTTGAGCTTCAACGCAAACTAAAGAAAATTACTCCGTTTAAGGTTGGAGATATAGAACTCGGACTAGTTCCAATTTTCTTTAGAAGGGTAGTGTCCGATACTCCTGCAATTGCAGTAATTAATACAGCATATTCAAAAACAACTCCTGAAATAATGATCAAAGAATTTTGTGAAAAAAATACTTTAACAAAAAATCCTTTCCTTGTTTTTGATAAAGACGACAAATTAGTTGGTCTTGTATCAAAACGAGAGATAGACAAATCTCAGAAAAATACCCGTGATCTTACCACAATTGGAGATGTAATGTATGAAAAATTTCATACGACCTTACCTGATCACTATCTTTACTCTGTAATTCAAAAAATGAATTCTCATCCATTTGACATGATACCTGTAATGGACCCTGAAAATCCTGGCAAAGTATTAGGTATAGTTACATCTGAAGCAATAATGAATTTGTTAATCGAAACAGAAAAAGCTTAA
- a CDS encoding SDR family NAD(P)-dependent oxidoreductase yields the protein MLKFQNKIALITGSGTGIGKAIATKFIEEGASVIILGRRKEPLEEAAKELEGKIPQGTNASVRIFSGVDVADEAAMNNMFDTLKNENSTIDYIINNAGVSGPVTCFANASLDEFKSTIGIHLTGTFWGSVQALKVMKEGGKIITISTFFTEEKPLEQRPYRFRSPYTAAQGAKNRLAELMSWELVDKGIISIATNPGPVHSDRIYKTVYPKAAAEFMRVSGFEDLSPTEVDVANKELLELLGEDESVIKNGIAAAATKLANGKDVSKLTETFTNLLNKIQTIAEKVQNNTSHMIANKEFLSQGQVAETVLNLCDDEIAKIINGKVIPGDRVFYPVKPHIGTSTPGVHQPDFTGKAVVFTIDATDKADAERVEFLAQHVEKNGGKVACFISQSTSKELQEYISSKFHSHVVDIKNPEEVAKWLNTAKTNIGEILGVIHITGRLPNMPKLTEVSRSVWEALTEKFISTPATVAQRALEQFVPGGSKDPRLYKDAKGAIMIIGPDLPTGRKVTGTQRAQVEVFRGALRPFTTTVNQELSDVLNSKIRMFTIFPGTVTGSEPDNQKIADAFNFLVSENAATSAEIVFCVDESR from the coding sequence ATGCTTAAATTTCAAAATAAAATCGCCCTAATTACAGGAAGTGGTACTGGAATAGGCAAAGCCATTGCTACAAAATTCATTGAAGAGGGAGCTAGCGTTATAATTCTTGGAAGAAGAAAAGAGCCATTAGAAGAAGCAGCAAAAGAACTTGAAGGAAAAATCCCCCAAGGCACAAATGCTTCAGTTAGAATTTTTTCAGGAGTAGATGTTGCCGATGAAGCAGCAATGAACAACATGTTTGATACACTGAAAAATGAAAATTCAACCATAGATTACATAATTAACAACGCAGGAGTCTCAGGACCTGTCACATGTTTTGCAAATGCATCACTTGATGAATTCAAAAGTACAATTGGAATTCATCTAACAGGAACATTTTGGGGCTCTGTTCAGGCATTAAAAGTAATGAAAGAAGGAGGAAAAATAATTACAATATCAACATTCTTCACAGAAGAAAAACCATTAGAGCAAAGACCTTACAGATTTAGAAGTCCATATACTGCAGCACAGGGGGCAAAAAATAGATTAGCAGAATTAATGTCATGGGAATTAGTAGATAAAGGAATCATATCCATTGCAACAAACCCAGGACCAGTTCATTCAGATAGAATTTACAAGACAGTATATCCAAAAGCAGCCGCTGAATTTATGAGAGTCAGTGGATTTGAAGACTTGTCTCCAACAGAAGTAGATGTAGCAAACAAGGAACTACTTGAATTGTTAGGGGAAGATGAAAGTGTAATTAAAAACGGAATTGCAGCAGCTGCAACAAAACTTGCAAACGGAAAAGATGTTTCAAAACTTACAGAGACATTTACCAATCTATTAAACAAAATTCAAACTATTGCAGAAAAGGTTCAAAACAATACATCACACATGATTGCAAACAAAGAATTCCTATCACAAGGACAAGTTGCAGAAACTGTTTTGAATCTATGTGATGATGAAATTGCAAAAATAATTAACGGTAAAGTAATTCCAGGAGACAGAGTATTCTATCCAGTTAAACCACACATTGGAACTTCAACGCCAGGAGTCCATCAACCAGACTTTACAGGAAAAGCAGTTGTATTCACAATCGATGCAACTGACAAGGCAGATGCTGAGAGAGTAGAGTTTTTGGCACAACATGTTGAGAAGAACGGAGGGAAAGTTGCTTGTTTCATATCACAATCAACATCAAAAGAATTACAAGAATACATCAGTAGTAAATTCCACTCACATGTAGTAGACATTAAGAATCCCGAAGAAGTTGCAAAATGGTTAAACACCGCAAAGACCAATATCGGCGAAATTTTAGGCGTAATTCACATAACTGGAAGACTTCCAAACATGCCAAAATTAACCGAAGTATCAAGGTCAGTATGGGAAGCATTAACTGAGAAATTCATCTCCACTCCAGCAACGGTTGCACAAAGAGCACTAGAACAATTTGTTCCAGGTGGAAGTAAAGACCCACGACTTTACAAAGATGCCAAAGGTGCAATCATGATCATTGGTCCAGATTTACCAACAGGTAGAAAAGTTACAGGTACTCAAAGAGCACAAGTAGAAGTGTTCAGAGGGGCACTAAGACCATTTACAACTACTGTCAATCAAGAATTAAGTGATGTTCTAAATTCTAAAATTAGAATGTTCACAATTTTCCCAGGAACAGTAACTGGTTCAGAACCTGACAATCAAAAAATTGCAGATGCATTTAATTTCCTAGTATCAGAAAATGCAGCAACATCAGCAGAGATTGTATTTTGTGTTGATGAATCAAGATAA
- the endA gene encoding tRNA-intron lyase: protein MKSELIENRIIVWDIEDSKKLFSQGYYGKPIGIPKPVIEEIDAPLILDLIEGLYLLENKKITITKSKQKITPEQLIEICKEEVFEFDKKYLVYKNFRDKGYIINPGIKFGCDFAVYEKGPGIDHAPFLIQVYTRSESITSTGIVLAGRLATTVRKQFILAIPKGKDKVDFLALDWWKA, encoded by the coding sequence ATGAAAAGTGAATTAATCGAAAACAGAATCATAGTATGGGATATTGAAGATTCAAAGAAACTTTTCAGCCAAGGATATTATGGAAAACCAATAGGAATTCCAAAACCAGTAATTGAAGAAATAGATGCACCATTGATTTTAGATTTGATTGAAGGCCTCTACTTGTTAGAAAATAAAAAAATTACAATTACAAAGTCTAAACAAAAAATTACACCAGAGCAGTTAATTGAGATTTGCAAGGAGGAAGTTTTTGAATTTGATAAGAAATATCTAGTATACAAAAACTTTAGAGACAAAGGATACATCATTAATCCAGGAATAAAATTCGGATGTGACTTTGCAGTATATGAAAAAGGTCCAGGTATTGATCATGCACCATTTTTAATTCAAGTGTACACTAGAAGTGAATCTATCACATCGACAGGTATTGTTCTAGCAGGAAGACTAGCAACTACAGTTAGAAAGCAATTCATTTTAGCAATTCCAAAGGGTAAAGATAAGGTAGACTTTTTGGCGCTTGATTGGTGGAAAGCTTAG
- a CDS encoding DUF47 domain-containing protein, protein MYSGELEVQAKRKAIAVLQDEINRILNASRELATLPELMMKKDKAGIKNTLEQISTIEEEVENLRRKITREVADVGGLIMNRENLLNTAYTMDEIAGYITGISFKLSNVKITTLKSAKLDTDITKLIELVVDEVYKLNEIIRSLNTNTANAIELAQETQTIEREIDIKYRQATIKLLTAVTDTKELLLIKDVIEGIEEMSDKCQRVSDSFILLALSL, encoded by the coding sequence ATGTATAGCGGAGAGCTTGAAGTTCAAGCAAAAAGAAAGGCTATAGCAGTTTTACAAGACGAAATCAATAGAATTCTAAATGCATCCAGAGAACTTGCAACACTTCCTGAACTAATGATGAAAAAAGACAAAGCAGGAATAAAAAACACATTAGAACAAATTTCAACAATTGAAGAAGAAGTTGAAAACTTGAGAAGAAAAATTACACGCGAAGTAGCTGATGTCGGAGGATTAATCATGAATAGAGAAAATCTTTTGAATACAGCATATACAATGGATGAGATTGCAGGTTACATCACAGGCATTTCATTCAAACTATCAAATGTAAAAATTACAACTCTAAAAAGTGCAAAACTGGATACAGATATTACAAAACTGATTGAACTAGTTGTAGACGAAGTTTACAAACTAAATGAAATCATTCGTAGTCTTAACACAAACACTGCAAATGCTATTGAATTGGCACAAGAAACACAAACAATTGAAAGAGAAATCGACATAAAATACAGACAAGCAACAATAAAACTCCTAACAGCAGTTACAGATACAAAAGAATTGTTGTTAATCAAAGATGTCATTGAAGGGATTGAAGAAATGTCCGATAAATGTCAAAGAGTTTCAGATTCTTTCATATTGTTAGCACTGAGCCTATAA
- a CDS encoding ATP-dependent DNA ligase: protein MEFSILSESFNKMESTRKRLELTQFLVELFEKTPHDVISKIVYLIQGKLRPDFEGIELGVAEKLAIRAISKSAGIPIKKIEEEYRKSGDLGHASSIILEQKTQTTFLVEDITVERVYETLFKIAKLGGSRSQDMKMKYISSLLNDATPLEASFILKILLGTLRLGIAENTVMDALAVAFTGEKENRKKLQYAYNVSSDLGKVAETIATKGLEGIEKFEIVLFNPIRPMLADRVKSEAEAIEKMGNEFAAEYKLDGERVQLHIEGDKVMLFSRSLENIESYYPDIIEKIPKNIQADNIILEAEAVAINENTGEFLPFQELMHRRRKYKIEKAVTEYPISVNFFDVLYCNGKNCIELSYKERRETLEKHVKEDEFAKYIPMSIVKNENDIEDFMENSINAGSEGLMLKMLDKPYQAGSRGSHWLKLKREYRNELGDSLDLVVIGGYFGKGRRTGNYGTLLLATYDEDEDTFPSICKVGTGFSDDSLDQLFQILHPKVSIKKNPRIISEMEADVWFEPELVIEVVASEITLSPIHKAAMNAIRKDAGLALRFPKFTGKIRVEKAVEDASTNEEVITLYKGQKKIAHDKNLM, encoded by the coding sequence ATGGAGTTTTCAATTTTATCTGAATCATTTAACAAAATGGAATCAACTAGAAAAAGACTAGAATTAACACAATTTTTAGTGGAATTATTTGAAAAAACACCTCATGATGTAATTTCAAAAATAGTGTATCTCATTCAAGGAAAATTAAGACCAGACTTTGAAGGAATTGAATTAGGAGTTGCAGAAAAACTTGCAATCAGAGCAATTTCAAAATCAGCAGGCATTCCAATTAAAAAAATTGAAGAAGAATACAGAAAAAGTGGAGACCTAGGACATGCATCTTCAATAATATTAGAGCAAAAAACTCAAACCACATTTCTTGTCGAGGACATAACAGTTGAAAGAGTATACGAGACACTATTCAAAATTGCAAAACTAGGTGGTTCTAGATCTCAAGACATGAAGATGAAATATATTTCAAGTTTACTAAATGATGCGACACCACTAGAAGCTAGTTTCATTTTAAAAATATTGTTAGGAACTCTAAGACTAGGGATTGCTGAAAATACAGTCATGGATGCATTAGCTGTAGCATTTACAGGAGAAAAAGAGAATAGAAAAAAACTACAGTACGCATACAATGTATCTAGTGATTTAGGAAAAGTTGCAGAAACAATTGCAACAAAAGGGCTAGAAGGAATTGAAAAATTTGAAATTGTTTTGTTTAATCCCATTAGACCAATGTTAGCAGATAGAGTGAAAAGTGAAGCTGAAGCCATTGAGAAGATGGGAAATGAGTTTGCAGCAGAATACAAACTAGATGGAGAGAGAGTGCAACTCCACATAGAGGGAGACAAAGTAATGTTGTTTTCTAGAAGTTTAGAGAACATTGAAAGTTATTATCCAGACATAATAGAAAAAATTCCCAAAAACATTCAAGCAGACAATATAATTTTAGAAGCAGAGGCTGTTGCAATAAATGAAAACACTGGAGAGTTTTTACCTTTTCAAGAATTAATGCATAGGAGAAGAAAATACAAAATAGAAAAAGCAGTTACAGAATATCCAATTAGTGTAAACTTTTTTGATGTGCTATATTGTAATGGGAAAAATTGCATTGAATTAAGTTACAAAGAAAGAAGAGAAACGCTTGAAAAACATGTGAAAGAAGATGAATTTGCAAAATACATCCCCATGAGCATAGTAAAAAATGAAAATGATATTGAAGATTTTATGGAAAACAGTATCAATGCAGGAAGTGAAGGATTGATGCTAAAAATGTTAGATAAACCATATCAAGCAGGTTCAAGAGGAAGTCACTGGTTAAAACTAAAACGAGAATACAGAAACGAATTAGGAGATAGCTTAGACTTGGTAGTTATTGGAGGATATTTTGGCAAAGGAAGAAGAACAGGAAATTATGGAACGTTACTCTTAGCAACTTATGATGAAGACGAAGATACATTTCCCAGCATCTGTAAAGTTGGAACAGGTTTTTCTGATGATTCCCTAGATCAATTATTTCAAATATTACATCCCAAAGTTTCAATTAAAAAAAATCCACGCATCATTAGTGAAATGGAGGCAGACGTATGGTTTGAGCCAGAATTAGTAATTGAAGTAGTTGCATCTGAAATTACTCTCAGTCCAATTCACAAAGCAGCAATGAATGCAATTAGAAAAGATGCAGGATTAGCTTTGAGATTTCCAAAATTTACTGGAAAAATCAGAGTTGAAAAAGCTGTTGAAGATGCATCAACTAATGAAGAAGTCATAACTCTTTACAAGGGGCAGAAAAAAATAGCTCATGACAAAAATTTAATGTAA
- the fbp gene encoding fructose-1,6-bisphosphate aldolase/phosphatase yields MKITVSVIKADVGGIGGHTKPSDGLIKAIRNTVENSGDLLIDHYIGYCGDDTHIVMTHTHGVDNEKIHKLAWDAFMAGTQVAKDEGLYGAGQDLLKDSFSGNVKGMGPGVAELEFEERPNEAFTVFAADKTEPGAFNYPIYRMFVDTLSNTALIVNKSLASGVVMNIMDVEKAQIASLQLWEDKPTIEAALMYPGRYVVDSVYTRDGEPILDASTDRLHNIAGTYVGKDDPIMLVRTQKNFPATEEVGSMFNNPHYVAGNTRGSHNMPLMPVKLNSAASINFCIPIVESLVFSMHNGKLVGPFDGFSTPDWDYIREIATKKAMAIRSQGFIHPATLVPSELEYAEGYRARMDILETKMKPMKETSSGEKKENYEDPD; encoded by the coding sequence ATGAAAATTACAGTTTCAGTTATCAAAGCAGATGTTGGCGGAATTGGCGGACATACAAAACCTAGTGACGGCCTAATCAAAGCAATTAGAAACACCGTTGAAAATTCAGGGGATTTACTTATTGATCATTACATAGGATATTGTGGAGACGATACCCACATCGTTATGACTCACACACATGGTGTCGATAATGAAAAAATCCACAAACTAGCATGGGATGCATTCATGGCAGGTACTCAAGTAGCAAAAGATGAAGGTCTGTACGGTGCAGGTCAAGATCTGTTAAAAGATTCTTTTTCAGGAAACGTAAAAGGAATGGGTCCAGGAGTTGCAGAATTAGAATTTGAAGAAAGACCTAACGAAGCATTCACTGTTTTTGCAGCAGATAAAACAGAACCAGGTGCATTCAACTATCCAATCTATAGAATGTTTGTAGATACATTAAGTAACACAGCATTGATTGTAAACAAAAGTTTGGCATCAGGTGTTGTAATGAACATTATGGATGTAGAGAAAGCACAAATTGCATCATTGCAATTATGGGAAGACAAACCAACTATTGAAGCAGCATTAATGTATCCAGGAAGATATGTTGTAGATTCAGTTTACACTAGAGACGGAGAGCCAATTCTCGATGCATCAACTGACAGATTACACAACATTGCAGGAACATATGTTGGAAAAGATGATCCAATCATGCTAGTAAGAACTCAAAAGAATTTTCCAGCAACAGAAGAAGTAGGAAGTATGTTTAACAATCCACACTATGTTGCAGGCAACACAAGAGGCAGTCACAACATGCCATTAATGCCAGTGAAACTAAATTCAGCAGCATCAATCAACTTTTGCATTCCAATTGTTGAATCACTAGTGTTTAGTATGCACAATGGTAAATTGGTAGGACCATTTGATGGATTCTCAACACCGGATTGGGATTACATTAGAGAAATTGCAACAAAGAAAGCCATGGCAATTAGAAGTCAGGGATTCATCCATCCAGCAACATTGGTACCATCAGAACTAGAATATGCAGAAGGCTATAGAGCAAGAATGGATATTCTAGAAACCAAGATGAAACCAATGAAAGAAACATCGTCTGGTGAAAAGAAAGAAAATTACGAAGATCCAGACTAG